A genomic segment from Anas platyrhynchos isolate ZD024472 breed Pekin duck chromosome 5, IASCAAS_PekinDuck_T2T, whole genome shotgun sequence encodes:
- the SSTR1 gene encoding somatostatin receptor type 1, with product MLPNGTCTRLPGGAGSDSGGSDSGGGGAGGALEEAAAGGMDSGGRNSSGAPNSTLSESQGSAILISFIYSVVCLVGLCGNSMVIYVILRYAKMKTATNIYILNLAIADELLMLSVPFLVTSTLLHHWPFGSLLCRLVLSVDAINMFTSIYCLTVLSVDRYIAVVHPIKAARYRRPTVAKMVNLGVWVLSILIILPIIIFSNTAANSDGTVACNMLMPEPTQRWLVVFVVYTFLMGFLLPVVAICLCYILIIAKMRMVALKAGWQQRKRSERKITLMVMMVVMVFVICWMPFYIVQLVNVFVEQDDATISQLSVILGYANSCANPILYGFLSDNFKRSFQRLLCLSWMDNAAEEPIDYYATALKSRAYSVEDFPPDNLESGSMYRNGTCTSRITTL from the coding sequence ATGCTCCCCAATGGCACCTGCACCAGGCTCCCGGGCGGTGCAGGCAGCGACAGCGGCGGCAGCGACAGCGGCGGTGGAGGAGCCGGCGGCGCCttggaggaggcggcggcggggggcatGGACTCGGGCGGCAGGAACTCCTCTGGCGCCCCGAACAGCACCCTGAGCGAGTCTCAGGGCAGCGCCATCCTCATCTCATTCATCTACTCCGTGGTGTGCCTGGTGGGGCTGTGCGGCAACTCCATGGTCATCTACGTGATCCTGCGCTATGCCAAGATGAAGACGGCCACCAACATCTACATCCTCAACTTGGCCATCGCGGACGAGCTGCTGATGCTCAGCGTCCCCTTCCTGGTCACCTCCACCCTGCTGCACCACTGGCCCTTTGGCTCGCTGCTCTGCCGCCTGGTGCTCAGCGTGGACGCCATCAACATGTTCACCAGCATCTACTGCCTGACTGTGCTCAGCGTGGACCGCTACATTGCTGTGGTGCACCCCATCAAGGCGGCGAGGTACCGCCGGCCCACTGTGGCTAAGATGGTCAATTTGGGAGTCTGGGTGCTTTCCATCCTCATTATCCTACCCATCATCATCTTCTCCAACACAGCAGCCAACAGTGATGGAACGGTGGCTTGCAACATGCTCATGCCAGAGCCCACCCAGAGGTGGCTGGTGGTCTTTGTGGTCTACACCTTTCTGATGGGCTTCTTGCTGCCTGTGGTGGCCATCTGCCTCTGCTACATCCTCATCATTGCCAAGATGCGCATGGTGGCCCTGAAGGCCGGCTGGCAGCAGCGCAAACGCTCGGAGCGCAAGATCACTCTCATGGTCATGATGGTGGTGATGGTCTTCGTCATCTGCTGGATGCCCTTCTACATCGTGCAGCTGGTCAATGTCTTTGTAGAGCAGGATGATGCCACCATTAGCCAGCTCTCCGTCATCTTGGGCTACGCCAACAGCTGTGCCAACCCTATCCTCTATGGCTTTCTCTCGGACAATTTCAAGCGGTCCTTCCAGCGGCTGCTCTGCCTCAGTTGGATGGACAATGCTGCAGAGGAACCCATCGACTACTATGCCACTGCCCTCAAGAGCAGGGCATACAGCGTGGAGGACTTTCCCCCGGACAACTTGGAGTCAGGGAGCATGTACAGGAACGGCACTTGCACCTCCAGGATTACCACTCTTTGA